One Anolis carolinensis isolate JA03-04 chromosome 5, rAnoCar3.1.pri, whole genome shotgun sequence DNA segment encodes these proteins:
- the LOC103281229 gene encoding lysozyme C, milk isozyme: MKLFPLVVLFHFAATGTKGKIFSRCHLAHILQDAKVEGYEGLGVADWVCFATHASKLDSAEILSFTGPHRNYGIFKLSNTDHCQDNSRESYTNLCQTCCTYFVNEDLSDDIQCLKMHIKNKGLDSWTAWRSNCEGKNNWDYVKDCGLPVPKNDTRPDASLEKEKE; the protein is encoded by the exons ATGAAGCTTTTCCCTTTGGTGGTTCTCTTTCACTTCGCTGCAACAGGGACAAAAGGCAAGATTTTCTCAAGATGCCATTTGGCCCATATTCTGCAAGATGCCAAGGTGGAGGGATACGAGGGCCTCGGCGTGGCTGACT GGGTCTGTTTTGCTACTCATGCAAGTAAGCTGGATAGCGCAGAAATCCTTTCATTTACAGGACCGCACAGGAATTATGGGATTTTCAAACTGAGCAACACAGATCATTGCCAGGATAATTCCAGAGAATCATATACAAATCTCTGCCAAACCTGCTGCACTT ATTTCGTAAACGAAGACCTATCAGATGATATTCAATGTCTTAAAATGCACATCAAGAACAAAGGGCTGGATTCTTG GACTGCTTGGAGATCAAACTGTGAAGGCAAAAACAATTGGGACTATGTCAAGGATTGTGGGCTCCCGGTTCCCAAAAATGACACCAGACCTGATGCCAGtctggagaaagaaaaagaatga